A stretch of Equus przewalskii isolate Varuska chromosome 11, EquPr2, whole genome shotgun sequence DNA encodes these proteins:
- the LOC103543027 gene encoding olfactory receptor 4P4-like gives MENQNNVTEFVFMGLCEGKHIELLFFFLFLLCYMAVLMGNSTILLTITCSHLIQQPMYYFLCHLSLMDLCYTSTVVPRLIRDLAATRKNISYNNCMTQLFTAHLLGGVEMFILVSMAFDRYIAIVKPLHYVVIMNRQRCNMLIVMAWVVGFWHSVALLFMVLNLPFCGPNQIDHYVCDVKPLLKLVCKDIHFVSILVIANSGMVAVAIFLVLVASYIFILYNLKTYSSAGRHKALSTCSSHIMVVVLFFGPCIYIYVLPAGSENKDKEISVFYTVIAPMLNPLIYTLRNVEMKITMQKVWSQMAHSELM, from the coding sequence ATGGAAAATCAAAACAATGTCACGGAATTTGTTTTTATGGGCCTGTGTGAAGGTAAGCATATAGAGctactgttctttttcttgttcctgctCTGTTACATGGCTGTCTTGATGGGGAATTCCACCATCTTACTCACAATCACTTGCAGCCATCTAATCCAACAACCCATGTACTACTTTCTCTGCCACCTTTCCCTCATGGACCTCTGCTACACTTCCACTGTGGTCCCCAGGCTAATCAGGGACTTAGCTGCCACAAGAAAAAATATCTCCTATAACAATTGCATGAcccagctcttcactgcccacttGCTGGGAGGTGTGGAAATGTTCATCTTGGTGTCCATGGCCTTTGACCGCTACATTGCCATTGTCAAGCCCCTGCACTACGTGGTCATCATGAATCGGCAGAGATGTAACATGTTGATTGTCATGGCCTGGGTTGTAGGTTTCTGGCACTCTGTTGCTTTACTGTTCATGGTACTCAATTTACCTTTCTGTGGTCCTAATCAGATAGATCACTATGTATGTGATGTGAAGCCTCTTTTGAAACTAGTGTGCAAAGATATTCATTTTGTTAGTATCTTAGTGATTGCTAATTCAGGGATGGTGGCAGTTGCCATTTTTTTGGTCTTAGTAGCTTcttatatattcatattatataatCTTAAGACCTATTCCTCTGCAGGGCGACACAAAGCTCTCTCGACTTGTAGCTCTCACATAATGGTTGTAGTTTTGTTCTTTGGGCCCTGTATCTATATTTATGTTCTACCTGCAGGGAGTGAGAACAAGGATAAGGAAATCTCTGTGTTTTACACTGTGATTGCTCCAATGTTGAATCCTCTCATCTATACCCTGAGAAATGTGGAGATGAAAATCACCATGCAGAAGGTGTGGTCTCAAATGGCACATTCAGAATTAATGTAA